One Natronomonas moolapensis 8.8.11 genomic region harbors:
- a CDS encoding redoxin domain-containing protein, translated as MSHPEVGDDAPAFVATVGTSDHESFDLEDHIGGGPVVVVFFPGAFTPPCSNEMIALQGRLDRFEDANATLLGVSADSPFCQGAFREEHGIEFDLVSDTAREAIDAYDVRIDIPELGLHGIANRSVFVVDGDGAVAYQWVAEDPTNEPDYEELLEAAEAA; from the coding sequence ATGTCACATCCCGAAGTCGGAGACGACGCACCGGCGTTCGTCGCGACAGTCGGCACCAGCGACCACGAGTCGTTCGATCTCGAGGATCACATAGGCGGCGGTCCCGTCGTCGTCGTGTTCTTTCCGGGGGCGTTCACGCCGCCGTGTTCGAACGAGATGATCGCCCTCCAGGGGCGACTCGACCGTTTCGAGGACGCGAACGCGACGCTCTTGGGCGTGAGCGCCGACTCGCCGTTCTGCCAGGGAGCGTTCCGAGAGGAACACGGCATCGAGTTCGACCTCGTGAGCGACACGGCTCGCGAGGCCATCGACGCCTACGACGTCCGGATCGACATCCCCGAGTTGGGGCTCCACGGGATCGCGAACCGATCGGTGTTCGTCGTCGACGGCGACGGCGCGGTCGCCTACCAGTGGGTCGCCGAGGATCCGACGAACGAACCGGACTACGAGGAACTCCTCGAGGCCGCCGAGGCGGCCTGA
- a CDS encoding HTH domain-containing protein: MSSMIPRATRSALDPTASSETATDPFDGEVTLYLRTGVSDVVRDRQRTVLARLDQLAAEGAIESVRTVQWAAKARVPADGPTPEAAARYDEFADAVGAGALRPFFKERPGVGRLERVVVLPAVCLAVRNDEEVLGVCPRYDDGNHESVEDGVAALADGRVL; encoded by the coding sequence ATGAGTAGTATGATACCGCGTGCCACGCGGAGCGCCCTCGACCCGACGGCCTCGTCGGAGACGGCGACGGACCCCTTCGACGGCGAGGTCACACTCTACCTCCGGACGGGGGTTTCCGACGTCGTCCGCGACAGACAACGGACGGTGCTCGCCCGCCTCGATCAGTTGGCCGCCGAGGGCGCCATCGAGTCCGTTCGGACGGTACAGTGGGCGGCGAAAGCCCGGGTGCCTGCCGACGGGCCGACGCCGGAGGCGGCCGCGCGGTACGACGAGTTCGCCGACGCAGTCGGGGCGGGGGCGCTCCGACCCTTCTTCAAGGAACGCCCCGGGGTCGGACGACTCGAACGCGTCGTCGTCCTCCCGGCGGTCTGTCTGGCTGTCCGGAACGACGAGGAGGTCCTCGGCGTGTGTCCGCGCTACGACGACGGAAACCACGAGAGCGTCGAGGACGGGGTCGCCGCGCTCGCCGACGGGCGCGTCCTCTGA
- a CDS encoding sulfite exporter TauE/SafE family protein, with protein MIESVLRVDVLLFLAIGVLGGAHCVGMCGPLVTMYSERMTPRSDGGTTAAARRGRESHLTTYEVRQHALFNVGRATSYALLGAAFGALGGAVFVTTEELTAVADLVRGGVGVVVGAFIIAAGAKYLLGSGAAGIDIPGVGRATNWLGVRIHGFVNSPNIAALGALHGLLPCPILYPAYLFAFATGSALSGAIALAALGIGTIPAVFAYGTLIESVDAVHRQRLHRLLGVAFLVLGYVLFAHGLMAVGIHLPSPPLPHYQPLGGGMAH; from the coding sequence ATGATCGAATCCGTCCTCCGCGTGGACGTTCTGTTGTTTCTCGCCATCGGCGTCCTCGGCGGCGCCCACTGTGTCGGGATGTGCGGGCCGCTGGTGACGATGTACTCCGAGCGGATGACGCCCCGCTCCGACGGCGGGACGACCGCGGCCGCTCGTCGCGGCCGCGAGAGCCACCTCACGACCTACGAAGTGCGACAGCACGCGCTGTTCAACGTCGGCCGGGCGACGAGTTACGCGCTGTTGGGGGCGGCCTTCGGCGCGTTGGGCGGCGCCGTGTTCGTGACGACCGAGGAGTTGACAGCGGTCGCCGACCTCGTTCGCGGGGGAGTCGGGGTCGTCGTCGGCGCGTTCATTATCGCCGCTGGCGCGAAGTATCTCCTCGGCAGCGGGGCGGCCGGCATCGACATCCCGGGTGTGGGCCGGGCGACGAACTGGCTCGGCGTCCGGATTCACGGCTTCGTCAATAGCCCCAACATCGCCGCCCTCGGCGCGCTCCACGGACTGCTCCCGTGTCCGATCCTCTATCCCGCCTACCTCTTTGCGTTCGCCACCGGGTCGGCGCTTTCGGGTGCGATCGCCCTCGCGGCGCTCGGCATCGGGACGATCCCGGCGGTGTTCGCCTACGGCACGCTCATCGAGTCGGTCGATGCGGTCCACCGCCAGCGGCTCCACCGCCTGCTTGGCGTCGCGTTCCTCGTGCTCGGATACGTCCTGTTCGCACACGGGCTGATGGCCGTCGGGATCCACCTTCCGTCGCCGCCGTTGCCGCACTACCAGCCGCTCGGCGGAGGAATGGCTCACTGA
- a CDS encoding DUF7471 family protein, translating to MTPEYAAIAWLSPQLAPVLLGVILIAGAGTGLLFFAAVVAYRRRGTPRYLLITGALGALFVRSLVGTATVFGAIPMVFHHLTSHGLDLLIAATLLFVISREGRGRGE from the coding sequence ATGACACCCGAATACGCCGCCATCGCCTGGCTCAGCCCGCAGTTGGCCCCCGTCCTGTTGGGGGTCATCCTGATCGCTGGCGCCGGAACCGGCCTGCTGTTCTTCGCGGCGGTCGTCGCCTACCGTCGCCGTGGGACGCCGCGATATCTGTTGATAACCGGCGCGTTGGGCGCGCTGTTCGTCCGCTCGCTCGTCGGGACCGCCACCGTCTTCGGGGCGATCCCGATGGTGTTCCACCACCTCACTAGCCACGGGCTGGACCTCCTCATCGCTGCCACGCTGTTGTTCGTGATTTCGAGAGAGGGTCGAGGCCGCGGCGAGTGA
- a CDS encoding ribbon-helix-helix protein, CopG family, producing the protein MGEYGPDLESVTVAFDEETIEALDEKAFTDHRDNREAAIRDCLDEWLKRRADGADGTEGTDGADTEPSE; encoded by the coding sequence ATGGGCGAGTACGGACCGGACCTCGAATCGGTGACCGTGGCGTTCGACGAGGAGACGATCGAGGCGCTCGACGAGAAGGCCTTCACCGACCACCGCGACAACCGCGAGGCGGCGATCCGAGACTGCCTCGACGAGTGGCTCAAGCGGCGGGCCGACGGGGCGGACGGAACCGAGGGGACCGACGGGGCCGATACCGAACCCTCCGAGTGA
- a CDS encoding LLM class oxidoreductase, translating into MTDTDHANAGYRRLFDDSGLSVGLGLPLTGVRESTPAVDAEVRLAEHAEKVGFDALWARDVPTYWPRFGDAGGAFDTWPLLSHVAAHTDSIALGTSSVVLPLRHPIHVAKAAATVDRLSDGRLVLGVASGDRDPEYPAFGVDADARGESVRESVAALRAIWSESFPTVEGTWGRLDGDLDVLPKPTTETLPLLPTGNARQSTEWIADHGDGWLFYHLPESTLESYLETWRGLAGGKPFVIAVRVALADDPSADPEPLHLGYRAGVEWFRNYFRRLEGYGLDHVIVGLEADDPERAMETFATEVLEHL; encoded by the coding sequence ATGACCGACACCGATCACGCCAACGCCGGCTACCGGCGGCTGTTCGACGACTCGGGGCTCTCGGTCGGACTCGGGTTGCCGCTCACCGGCGTGCGGGAGTCGACACCGGCCGTCGACGCCGAGGTCCGGCTGGCCGAACACGCCGAGAAAGTCGGCTTCGACGCGCTCTGGGCGCGGGACGTCCCGACCTACTGGCCGCGGTTCGGCGACGCCGGCGGGGCGTTCGACACCTGGCCGCTGCTGTCGCACGTGGCCGCCCACACCGACTCGATCGCGCTCGGGACCTCGAGCGTCGTGTTGCCCCTTCGGCACCCGATCCACGTCGCGAAGGCCGCCGCGACCGTCGACCGGCTCTCCGATGGGCGGCTCGTGCTCGGGGTCGCCTCGGGGGATCGCGACCCCGAGTACCCCGCCTTCGGCGTCGATGCCGACGCTCGCGGCGAGTCAGTCCGCGAGAGCGTCGCGGCCCTCCGGGCGATCTGGAGCGAGTCGTTCCCGACGGTCGAGGGGACGTGGGGCCGCCTCGATGGCGACCTCGACGTCCTCCCGAAGCCGACGACGGAGACGCTGCCGTTGCTCCCGACCGGCAACGCCCGCCAGTCGACCGAGTGGATCGCCGACCACGGCGACGGGTGGCTCTTCTATCACCTTCCCGAGTCCACCCTGGAGTCGTACCTCGAGACGTGGCGCGGCCTCGCCGGCGGGAAGCCGTTCGTGATCGCCGTCAGGGTCGCGCTCGCGGACGATCCGAGCGCCGACCCCGAGCCGCTGCATCTCGGCTATCGAGCCGGCGTCGAGTGGTTCCGGAACTACTTCCGGCGTCTCGAGGGGTACGGCCTCGATCACGTCATCGTCGGGCTCGAGGCCGACGACCCCGAGCGGGCGATGGAGACGTTCGCGACGGAAGTCCTCGAGCACCTGTGA
- the lrp gene encoding HTH-type transcriptional regulator Lrp, whose translation MAYENLDQKLVNALLKDGRASLRSLGEELDVSVTTVSNHISELEDDGVIEGYAPIVGYGELGYDVTGIIQLKVEGSALPDITDRLREQRHITTVYETTGDYDVIAIGKFRDTEQMNDQIKAVLTDADINESNTSVVLNTVSENEQFDLEY comes from the coding sequence ATGGCATACGAGAATCTCGATCAGAAACTGGTGAACGCGCTGCTCAAAGACGGCCGCGCGTCGCTGCGCTCGCTCGGGGAGGAGTTAGACGTCTCGGTGACGACGGTGTCGAACCACATCTCGGAGCTCGAGGACGACGGCGTCATCGAGGGCTACGCGCCGATCGTCGGCTACGGCGAGTTGGGCTACGACGTGACGGGGATCATCCAACTAAAAGTCGAGGGGAGCGCCCTGCCCGACATCACCGATCGGCTTCGCGAACAGCGACACATCACGACGGTGTACGAGACAACCGGCGACTACGACGTCATCGCGATCGGGAAGTTCAGAGACACCGAGCAGATGAACGACCAGATCAAGGCTGTACTCACCGACGCCGACATCAACGAGTCCAACACCAGCGTCGTCCTCAACACCGTCAGCGAAAACGAACAGTTCGACCTCGAGTACTGA
- a CDS encoding peroxidase family protein translates to MSETYTVSGSVTYPDGVAAVGVSAMAVDIDSGPDDPLGAMSVSPDGSFELSASASDLGGHQEGTPEIKLYLFRDGSLVHEEGVDVDPDATVHVTIERPERPSMEEIADTMCGMHHGMSGQRGLGNVSRDPFHPGHGRFGGPLDESARGRSVGESSVPAGVAFLGLPSGQAVARAMGVEPLSNEELGFDTILADHDQHPDTEAPLWYYVLAEARVSSGGDRLGPVGSRIVAETLAGLVESDPSSFLTVQPNWTPTLPAPNAGQDDFTVADLLEFAAGGDD, encoded by the coding sequence ATGTCAGAGACATACACAGTATCGGGGAGCGTGACGTACCCCGACGGGGTGGCGGCGGTGGGCGTGAGTGCTATGGCGGTCGACATCGACAGTGGCCCGGACGATCCACTGGGAGCGATGTCGGTCTCCCCCGACGGGTCGTTCGAACTGTCGGCGTCAGCGTCGGATCTCGGCGGTCACCAGGAGGGGACACCCGAAATCAAACTGTATCTGTTCCGGGATGGATCTCTCGTTCACGAGGAGGGCGTCGACGTGGACCCCGACGCGACGGTCCACGTCACGATCGAACGCCCCGAGCGCCCCTCGATGGAGGAGATCGCGGACACGATGTGCGGTATGCACCACGGGATGTCCGGCCAACGCGGGCTGGGGAACGTCTCCCGGGACCCGTTTCACCCCGGTCACGGCCGGTTCGGCGGTCCCCTCGACGAGAGCGCTCGCGGCCGATCGGTCGGCGAGTCGTCGGTGCCGGCCGGTGTGGCGTTCCTCGGTCTGCCGAGCGGGCAGGCGGTCGCACGCGCGATGGGCGTGGAACCGCTGTCGAACGAAGAACTCGGATTCGACACGATCCTCGCTGACCACGATCAGCACCCGGACACAGAGGCCCCGCTTTGGTACTACGTCCTGGCCGAGGCGCGAGTGTCGAGCGGCGGCGACCGCCTCGGACCGGTTGGGAGCCGCATCGTCGCCGAAACGCTCGCCGGGCTTGTGGAGTCCGATCCGAGCTCGTTCCTGACGGTCCAGCCGAACTGGACGCCGACGCTCCCCGCCCCGAACGCCGGGCAGGACGACTTCACGGTGGCCGATCTACTCGAGTTCGCTGCCGGAGGGGACGACTGA
- a CDS encoding FAD-dependent oxidoreductase: MSGQYDLIVVGGGISGASLLYTTAKFTDIDSIALIEKESDIAAINSHHTNNSQTLHFGDIETNYTLEKAEEVKEGAELLAGYLEHYDDDGEMHAKRSKMVLGVGEDEVESLERRYDEEGFGDLFPKLRAIDREEIAEYEPKVVEGRDPDTEMLALQTPDGYVVDYGAVTKSLVERAAEAAGVDVYTGTELTDITPTVDGYTLETDAGRFDCDVATVAAGSHSLQIAKELGYGEDKALLPVAGSFFLADDLLNGKVYTLQMKKLPFAAVHGDADVHDPSVTRFGPTAKLVPTLERGRPSAVTDFLDVFGLNAASFLSYAHILSDRVLLPYVLENLVYDLPKVGPKAFLPHVRKVVPSVELEDIERAKGYGGVRPQIVDTKEKSLDMGEAKIVGDGIIFNITPSPGASTCLKNAMRDTHTIVDFFDGEYEFDEAAFRADTIDNFPRADAAGTPSVDAANDSGAAAIGDVPATDD; the protein is encoded by the coding sequence ATGTCCGGACAATACGACCTCATCGTCGTCGGTGGCGGGATCAGCGGCGCATCGCTGTTGTATACGACCGCGAAGTTCACCGATATCGACTCGATCGCGCTGATCGAGAAGGAATCGGATATCGCGGCGATCAACAGCCACCACACGAACAATTCACAGACGCTTCACTTCGGCGACATCGAGACCAACTACACCCTCGAGAAGGCCGAGGAGGTAAAAGAGGGCGCAGAGTTGCTCGCGGGCTATCTCGAACACTACGACGACGACGGCGAGATGCACGCAAAGCGCAGCAAGATGGTGCTCGGCGTCGGTGAGGACGAAGTCGAATCGCTCGAGCGCCGCTACGACGAGGAAGGGTTCGGAGACCTCTTCCCGAAACTCCGGGCGATCGACCGCGAGGAGATCGCCGAGTACGAGCCGAAGGTCGTCGAGGGCCGAGACCCAGACACGGAGATGCTCGCGCTCCAGACGCCCGACGGCTACGTCGTCGACTACGGCGCGGTGACGAAGTCCCTCGTCGAGCGCGCAGCGGAGGCGGCCGGCGTGGACGTCTACACGGGCACCGAACTCACCGACATCACGCCGACCGTCGACGGCTACACCCTCGAGACAGACGCCGGCCGCTTCGACTGTGACGTTGCCACCGTCGCTGCCGGTTCCCACAGCCTCCAGATCGCGAAGGAACTCGGCTACGGCGAGGACAAGGCGTTGCTCCCCGTCGCTGGGAGCTTCTTCCTCGCCGACGACCTCCTGAACGGGAAGGTCTACACCCTGCAGATGAAGAAACTGCCGTTCGCCGCCGTCCACGGCGACGCCGACGTCCACGACCCGAGCGTCACGCGGTTCGGGCCGACCGCGAAACTGGTTCCGACCCTCGAGCGGGGGCGACCCTCGGCGGTGACGGACTTTCTCGATGTCTTCGGGCTGAACGCTGCCTCGTTCCTCAGCTACGCTCACATCCTCTCGGACCGGGTCCTCCTCCCGTACGTCCTCGAAAACCTCGTCTACGACCTCCCGAAGGTCGGGCCGAAGGCGTTTCTCCCGCACGTTCGAAAGGTCGTCCCGAGCGTCGAATTAGAGGACATCGAGCGCGCAAAGGGTTACGGTGGCGTCCGCCCGCAGATCGTCGATACCAAAGAGAAGTCCCTGGATATGGGCGAGGCGAAGATCGTCGGCGACGGTATCATTTTCAACATCACCCCCTCGCCCGGCGCGTCGACGTGTCTCAAAAACGCCATGCGTGACACCCACACGATCGTCGACTTCTTCGACGGCGAATACGAGTTCGACGAAGCGGCCTTCCGCGCCGATACGATCGACAACTTCCCGCGCGCCGACGCCGCGGGGACCCCTTCCGTCGACGCGGCCAACGACTCGGGCGCGGCCGCCATCGGCGACGTTCCTGCGACCGACGACTGA
- the mce gene encoding methylmalonyl-CoA epimerase, whose translation MNFDHAGVATDDAEGLAFLYEDLFGCEIAHEERFGELRVLFLELENGYFELLEPQDDGTISRYLDDHGAGLHHVAVETDDIETALGTAESAGVELIDEAPRRGAWGHRVAFLHPRSTGGVLIEFVEH comes from the coding sequence ATGAACTTCGATCATGCTGGCGTCGCGACCGACGACGCCGAGGGGTTGGCGTTTCTCTACGAGGATCTGTTCGGCTGCGAGATCGCCCACGAGGAGCGCTTCGGGGAGCTTCGCGTCCTCTTTCTCGAACTCGAGAACGGCTACTTCGAACTGCTTGAGCCGCAGGACGACGGAACGATATCGCGGTATCTCGACGACCACGGGGCGGGGCTACACCACGTCGCCGTCGAGACCGACGACATCGAAACCGCGCTCGGAACCGCCGAATCGGCCGGCGTCGAGTTGATCGACGAGGCGCCCCGGCGAGGGGCATGGGGACACCGGGTCGCCTTTCTCCACCCGAGATCGACCGGCGGCGTGTTGATCGAGTTCGTCGAACACTGA
- a CDS encoding acyl-CoA mutase large subunit family protein, giving the protein MFDADDLEEIREGHDRWADDTYGPTVDRFGERNEEFTTDTGGQTVEPLYTPADVSDIDHGKDVGYPGEQPYTRGVYSTMYRGRLWTMRQYAGMGTAAETNERFNYLMDEGQTGLSMAFDLPTQMGYDSDSEMAQGEVGKSGVAIDSLDDMETVFEGIPLDEVSTSMTINAPASVLLAMYIAVGDKTGVDREQLRGTIQNDILKEYIARNTYIFPPEPSMRIITDIFEFCAEEVPNFNTISISGYHIREAGATAAQELAFTLGDGLEYVGAAIEAGLDVDDFAPQLSFFFNAHNNILEEVAKFRAARRMWYKLMEERFGAEKPASKQLKFHTQTAGSTLTAQQVENNVVRVAYQALAAVLGGTQSLHTNGKDEALSLPTEQSVRTALRTQQILAHESGAADTIDPLAGSYYVESLTDDLEAEAFELLERVDERGGMRQAVEDQWVQRQIQDVAFDRQREIETGERIIVGVNEFEVDEEPKDDIEEVSEEEQREQRERLQQLRENRDNDAVEGALSELREAAEGEENVMPYIVDAVKAYATTGEICNAMRDVFGEYRG; this is encoded by the coding sequence ATGTTCGACGCCGACGACCTCGAGGAGATCCGGGAGGGCCACGACCGCTGGGCGGACGACACCTACGGCCCGACGGTCGATCGCTTCGGGGAACGAAACGAGGAGTTCACGACCGATACCGGCGGGCAGACGGTCGAGCCACTGTACACGCCCGCGGACGTTTCGGATATTGACCACGGCAAGGACGTCGGATATCCCGGCGAACAGCCCTACACCCGGGGCGTCTACTCGACGATGTATCGGGGGCGGCTGTGGACGATGCGACAGTACGCCGGGATGGGGACCGCCGCCGAGACCAACGAGCGGTTCAACTACCTCATGGACGAGGGCCAGACCGGCCTTTCTATGGCGTTCGACCTGCCGACGCAGATGGGCTACGACTCCGACTCCGAGATGGCACAGGGGGAGGTCGGCAAAAGCGGCGTCGCGATCGACTCCCTGGACGACATGGAGACTGTCTTCGAGGGGATCCCGCTCGATGAGGTTTCGACGTCGATGACGATCAACGCCCCCGCATCCGTGCTGCTCGCGATGTACATCGCGGTCGGCGACAAGACGGGGGTCGATCGCGAGCAGCTCCGCGGGACGATCCAAAACGACATTCTCAAGGAGTACATCGCGCGCAACACCTACATTTTCCCGCCTGAACCCTCGATGCGGATCATCACCGATATCTTCGAGTTCTGCGCCGAGGAGGTCCCGAATTTCAATACGATCTCCATTTCGGGATATCACATCCGCGAGGCGGGTGCGACAGCCGCCCAGGAGCTCGCGTTCACGCTCGGCGACGGACTCGAGTACGTCGGAGCCGCAATCGAGGCCGGTCTCGACGTCGACGACTTCGCGCCGCAGCTTTCGTTCTTTTTCAACGCCCACAACAACATCTTAGAGGAGGTCGCGAAGTTCCGGGCCGCTCGCCGGATGTGGTACAAACTGATGGAGGAACGTTTCGGCGCCGAGAAGCCGGCGTCCAAGCAGCTGAAGTTCCACACCCAGACCGCGGGTTCGACGCTGACGGCCCAGCAGGTCGAAAACAACGTCGTCCGTGTCGCCTACCAGGCGCTCGCCGCGGTGCTCGGGGGCACACAGAGCCTCCACACCAACGGGAAGGACGAAGCGCTGAGCCTCCCGACCGAACAGTCGGTCCGGACGGCGCTTCGGACCCAACAGATCCTCGCCCACGAGTCCGGCGCAGCCGACACGATCGACCCGCTCGCCGGTTCGTACTACGTCGAGAGTCTGACCGACGACCTCGAAGCCGAGGCGTTCGAACTGCTCGAGAGGGTCGACGAGCGCGGCGGGATGCGGCAGGCTGTCGAAGACCAGTGGGTCCAACGACAGATCCAAGACGTCGCCTTCGACCGGCAACGCGAGATCGAAACCGGCGAGCGGATCATCGTCGGCGTCAACGAGTTCGAGGTCGACGAAGAGCCCAAAGACGACATCGAAGAAGTGAGCGAGGAGGAACAACGGGAACAGCGCGAACGGCTTCAACAGCTCCGCGAAAACCGCGACAACGACGCCGTCGAGGGCGCCCTCTCTGAACTGCGGGAAGCCGCCGAGGGCGAGGAGAACGTCATGCCCTACATCGTCGACGCGGTGAAAGCCTACGCCACGACGGGCGAGATCTGCAACGCGATGCGGGACGTCTTCGGCGAGTACCGGGGCTGA
- a CDS encoding phosphoglycerol geranylgeranyltransferase — protein MSAPWATWDHIVKIDPDKTLVEGETFEDVCATGTDALEIGGTTGMTEEKMARVVEATTAYDVPVYIEPSNVGAVVHREGLDGYFVPIVLNAGDVFWVTGAHKEWARLDSEIDWMATFPEAYLVLNPDSSVANYTEADCDIDADEVAAYAEVAERMFGQRIVYVEYSGTFGDPEMVQAATDAVEETSVFYGGGIHDYESAHQMGRHADTIVVGDLVHDEGVDAVAETVEGVADANSEPIEGA, from the coding sequence ATGAGCGCGCCGTGGGCAACGTGGGACCACATCGTCAAGATCGATCCCGACAAGACGCTCGTCGAGGGCGAGACGTTCGAGGACGTCTGTGCTACCGGGACCGACGCCCTCGAGATCGGTGGGACCACAGGGATGACAGAGGAAAAGATGGCCAGGGTCGTCGAGGCGACGACAGCCTACGACGTGCCGGTGTACATCGAACCCTCGAACGTGGGGGCGGTCGTCCACCGGGAGGGACTCGACGGCTACTTCGTGCCCATCGTCCTCAACGCCGGCGACGTCTTTTGGGTGACTGGTGCCCACAAAGAGTGGGCGCGCCTGGACAGCGAGATCGACTGGATGGCGACGTTCCCGGAAGCGTATCTCGTTCTCAACCCCGACTCGTCGGTCGCGAACTACACCGAGGCCGACTGCGACATCGACGCCGACGAGGTCGCCGCCTACGCCGAGGTCGCAGAACGGATGTTCGGCCAACGCATCGTCTACGTCGAGTACTCGGGCACGTTCGGCGACCCCGAGATGGTACAGGCCGCGACCGACGCCGTCGAGGAGACGTCGGTCTTCTACGGCGGCGGCATCCACGACTACGAGTCGGCCCACCAGATGGGTCGACACGCCGATACGATTGTCGTCGGCGATCTCGTCCACGACGAGGGCGTCGACGCGGTCGCCGAGACCGTCGAGGGCGTCGCCGACGCCAACTCCGAGCCGATCGAAGGCGCCTGA